The DNA region CGGAGCTCATTGGCGGTCAACTGGCAGCTGATCTCGAGACAAGTCTGCGTCGTATACTCCAAGGTGCTTCCCAGTTTCAGGACGCCGTCGCGCACTTCCCAGCCAATCCCGCCCCAACCTGCATAGTCGCCGGCCAGACGGCGACGCCAGGTGATCTGGACGGGGGCCTCGGGATCGTTTTCTACGAACTGCAACGCGAACCAGGGAAGGTCGCGTTGTAGCGCTACTCCCCATGCGCGCATTCCATTCAGTACCGCTTCGCGCGTCTGTTCGCGATTTGCGTATCGCGCCGAGACTCTGGGCATGTCCACGTTGATGCGGAGTGGCATGTGCTCGCGCGTGTAGTGCACATAGGCTGCGGTTTCGTCGACGTCCTTGGTATTGGGTTGCAGATACGTGGACTCCGGACCCACGGGCTCGAGAACGCGGGTCTCGGTAGAAGCCGGGAGTGCGGGAAACTCCGAGATCACGCGCGGCTCCTCATTCCGCCGCGAATTGCCCCCATCGCTCGTGCAAGCTGCGAGCATCGTCACCAGCCCCAGAACCGACGCGAGTATTCTCATCATTTCCGCCTCCAGACGATTGCATTCTAGCTCACTGGAATCCGTTGTTCTGCCCGCGGCTAGGGAACCTCTGCACAGGGAAGCTGCGGCTGCGAAGCGCGATGCATCCGCCTGCGCTGCGTCGCGCGACCCTCTGCAGATCTACGGATCTGCGATCGGATCACGCTTCTTGCTCAGGCGGCGACTCCCGCTTCTCGCTCGATTCCTCCCTGTGCAGAGATTCCCTAGCGACCGCGAGCCAGATTCATGATCGAGAAGGCCTCGGCAGCCAGGCCAGTCTCGTAATCGACACTCTCGACCACGAGTCGTACGAAGCGCTTCTCGCCGGGTTTGCTGAAACGCATTTCAATCGGTGTGGGAACGCCCTGAATGAGGCTCACTTCAAGGGTCTCCGCAATCAGGACCAACCTCTTCTTCCGAAAGTGTTCGGTCCTGATCGGAATGAAATTTGTCGCATCGATCCAGGTAATGCGACGGGTAAATCGAGGGTTTTCCAGTCGTGCGCCTTCAATGATTCGGTAGGTAGCGCGATTGCCGAGTCGCTCTCGTGAGACTTCGATCGTTCGAGTCGGCTCATTCTGCGCGACGCCAAAGCCCAGGAACTCGAGATCGATTCCGTAGACGTCGTCATCGGCAATCGAAGCTGGAAGTCGACGCACGCGCCGCGTTGCAGGCTGATAAATGAAATAGTCGTTCGGGCGATCGGAGTGTTCCAGGTACAGCACCGCGACACGGCGCAGGTCTGCCGGTGTCTCAAAACGGATCATCACACGTTCGGAATCTCCGGCTTCGTCGTCGCGAAATACGGAGAGCCTACGGACCTCACGAAGGCCGGCCAGTTCCATTTCGAGGCGGATCTGAGCGGTAAAATGCTGCGAGTCGAGTCGCCCGTGCCAGCGAGCTTTCAACTGTTCCGCAGTAAGAGGAATCGCGTCCTGGGTATCGGCTGGCGCAGGAAACATGACGACGGTAAGCACAAGCGCGCCCAAGGCCGCCAGTCCCTTACTGCTGATCGTCATGCGCGAACTCCTGAAGATGCCTGCCAACTATACCAGCAATCCACTTAAAGCCCGACGCGAATGGCGGCGAAGAGAGTATCGGAGTCCGCTGCGGGCCAGGCGCGAGCCTACGCCATGAGGTGACACTGTGAACTATCTGATCACTCTAGTGACATTGCTATCGATGCT from bacterium includes:
- a CDS encoding outer membrane lipoprotein-sorting protein, whose protein sequence is MTISSKGLAALGALVLTVVMFPAPADTQDAIPLTAEQLKARWHGRLDSQHFTAQIRLEMELAGLREVRRLSVFRDDEAGDSERVMIRFETPADLRRVAVLYLEHSDRPNDYFIYQPATRRVRRLPASIADDDVYGIDLEFLGFGVAQNEPTRTIEVSRERLGNRATYRIIEGARLENPRFTRRITWIDATNFIPIRTEHFRKKRLVLIAETLEVSLIQGVPTPIEMRFSKPGEKRFVRLVVESVDYETGLAAEAFSIMNLARGR
- a CDS encoding matrixin family metalloprotease encodes the protein MMRILASVLGLVTMLAACTSDGGNSRRNEEPRVISEFPALPASTETRVLEPVGPESTYLQPNTKDVDETAAYVHYTREHMPLRINVDMPRVSARYANREQTREAVLNGMRAWGVALQRDLPWFALQFVENDPEAPVQITWRRRLAGDYAGWGGIGWEVRDGVLKLGSTLEYTTQTCLEISCQLTANELRLLIAHEFGHVLGLRHCLDCDSAMNYAWHTRDRVVVTEHDIRTYRALNEQPNGTRVDGQLLESLR